A single genomic interval of Brevibacillus brevis harbors:
- a CDS encoding O-antigen ligase family protein, translated as MMIKEKLSPDKVLLLLYVVLKPFYFFPSGNPQIADFIMLILIAYSFLFRLGRVNRRLGLFLFLTLLFLYDIMMVNGIWTIALGGEMDVFSSTKWYLYNGAVMLALTILFRRNPQEYVKWVFLATSTSLLVQAFILVSGLSPDSGEFRQSLFFNNPNQLGYFGLLCMGICLLCARFVSVKTIPLFIAIGTAFSIIAASLSKAAIISAVGMYLVFLLLSIKERTGLFWMNLLCVLVSSFTVFFIYLYTNENVLSDASIYTQIEERMVTLGEDSDDNLAARGYDRIANHPEYILFGAGEGMYERFNSSISLELHSTLANLFFSYGVMGTVLFILVIYGAARGHRLVAWYPLIFQILYGLTHNGIRETFFWIMLALYFVTAEINTRQTKNGGDLLEKNLASMRN; from the coding sequence ATGATGATCAAGGAGAAACTCTCACCGGACAAGGTCCTGCTTTTGCTATATGTGGTGCTTAAGCCCTTCTACTTCTTCCCAAGTGGCAATCCGCAAATCGCCGATTTTATCATGCTTATCTTGATCGCCTACAGCTTCTTGTTTCGGCTGGGTCGGGTCAACCGCAGACTCGGGCTTTTTCTCTTCCTTACCCTTCTGTTTTTGTACGACATTATGATGGTGAATGGCATATGGACGATTGCACTCGGTGGGGAAATGGATGTATTCAGCTCGACCAAGTGGTATTTGTACAACGGAGCCGTGATGCTTGCCTTGACTATTTTGTTCAGGCGCAACCCTCAAGAGTACGTCAAATGGGTCTTTTTGGCTACGTCCACCTCCTTGCTCGTTCAGGCATTCATTCTCGTGTCAGGACTGTCACCGGATAGCGGAGAGTTCAGGCAATCCTTGTTCTTCAACAATCCGAACCAGCTCGGCTATTTTGGGCTTTTGTGCATGGGGATATGCCTGCTGTGCGCTCGCTTCGTGTCTGTGAAGACCATTCCTCTCTTTATTGCTATCGGCACGGCGTTCAGCATCATTGCAGCGTCCTTGTCCAAAGCAGCGATCATTAGTGCTGTAGGGATGTACCTCGTTTTTTTGCTCCTCTCCATCAAAGAACGAACGGGCTTGTTCTGGATGAATCTGCTATGCGTGCTCGTTTCGTCCTTCACTGTTTTCTTCATCTATTTGTACACCAACGAAAACGTGCTGAGCGATGCTTCTATTTACACGCAAATTGAAGAACGAATGGTAACACTCGGCGAAGATTCGGATGACAATTTGGCAGCGCGGGGCTATGACCGGATTGCCAACCATCCGGAGTACATTTTGTTCGGAGCAGGGGAAGGGATGTACGAGCGATTTAACAGCAGCATTTCGTTGGAACTCCATTCTACCTTAGCCAATCTGTTCTTTTCCTACGGCGTAATGGGCACAGTGTTGTTCATTCTCGTGATTTATGGGGCGGCCCGTGGGCATCGATTGGTTGCTTGGTATCCACTTATCTTCCAAATTTTGTACGGACTCACTCATAACGGAATTCGCGAAACGTTTTTCTGGATCATGCTCGCGCTGTATTTCGTGACAGCCGAAATCAATACGCGTCAGACCAAAAATGGCGGTGATCTGCTTGAAAAAAATCTTGCAAGTATGCGCAATTGA
- a CDS encoding DegT/DnrJ/EryC1/StrS family aminotransferase, which yields MSAQQRIFLSPPHMGEDERDLVADAFASNWIAPLGEHVDAFEREIAQYVGVKAALAVSSGTAAIHLGLRLAGVAPGDTVFCSSFTFVASANPILYQGATPVFIDSEEGSWNMSPLALERALREAAAADKLPKAVVIVNLYGQSADMGPLMALCEQYGVRVVEDAAESLGAVYKGRMSGAFGHVGTFSFNGNKIMTTSGGGMLVSDDVETIEKARFWSTQAKEPARHYQHEEMGYNYRLSNVLAAIGRGQLRVLEERIEARRGIYKRYEQALGPLPGISFMPEPATGRSTRWLTVLTLNPADTTLSAAQLIDALGKENIEARPVWKPMHLQPLFAQCQYYPHQPDESVSDRLFAQGVCLPSGSSLIAEQQERVIGVITNCLLNQQQGVRHV from the coding sequence ATGAGTGCGCAGCAGCGGATCTTTTTATCACCGCCACATATGGGGGAGGACGAGCGGGACTTGGTGGCAGACGCCTTTGCCTCCAATTGGATCGCACCGTTGGGGGAACACGTCGATGCTTTTGAGCGAGAGATTGCCCAGTATGTGGGCGTAAAAGCTGCACTGGCTGTGTCCTCTGGTACAGCTGCTATCCATCTCGGGCTAAGGCTAGCAGGCGTCGCTCCGGGTGATACGGTGTTCTGCTCCAGCTTCACCTTCGTCGCCAGTGCCAATCCGATTCTGTATCAGGGAGCGACTCCAGTATTCATTGATTCCGAGGAAGGGTCTTGGAATATGTCTCCGCTGGCATTAGAGCGAGCCCTGCGGGAAGCGGCAGCAGCGGACAAGTTGCCCAAGGCGGTCGTCATCGTCAATTTATATGGGCAGAGCGCAGATATGGGGCCGTTGATGGCGCTTTGTGAGCAGTATGGGGTGCGCGTGGTGGAGGATGCGGCAGAATCGTTAGGGGCTGTATACAAAGGGAGAATGAGCGGTGCCTTTGGGCATGTTGGGACCTTTTCGTTTAATGGCAATAAAATCATGACGACTTCAGGTGGTGGAATGCTCGTCTCCGATGACGTTGAGACGATCGAAAAGGCACGCTTCTGGTCAACGCAGGCGAAGGAGCCAGCCAGGCATTACCAGCATGAAGAGATGGGCTACAATTATCGATTGAGCAACGTACTGGCGGCAATTGGCCGGGGGCAGCTACGCGTTTTGGAGGAGCGAATCGAGGCGAGGCGAGGGATTTACAAGCGTTATGAACAAGCCCTTGGACCATTGCCTGGTATTTCGTTCATGCCTGAGCCGGCGACAGGGCGATCCACCAGATGGCTGACCGTGCTGACACTGAATCCAGCCGACACAACACTCTCTGCTGCACAACTGATCGATGCACTGGGCAAAGAAAATATCGAAGCCCGTCCCGTGTGGAAGCCGATGCATCTGCAACCGTTGTTCGCGCAGTGCCAATATTATCCGCACCAGCCCGATGAGAGTGTATCCGATCGGCTATTTGCCCAAGGTGTTTGCTTGCCGTCCGGTTCCAGCTTGATCGCTGAACAGCAGGAGCGAGTCATCGGTGTTATCACGAATTGCCTCCTGAACCAGCAACAGGGGGTGCGCCATGTATAG
- a CDS encoding ATP-grasp domain-containing protein, whose protein sequence is MNVLVTSVGRRVKLLHYFVREWGDTGKIIAVDCDLTAPALYAAHHHEQVPRIDDPGYLDALLQMCQRYEIKAILSLIDPELTLLAAHADRFYMQGIEVIVSSRDVIEMCLDKLATYDFLSAHQIPAIPTFTKMDEVQAALLAGQITYPLIVKPRYGSASLGITRVENDQELSVLMEKTEDVVIQPFLQAEEYGVDGYVDLISGELVTLFTRKKLRMRAGETDRSLAVKDPRLLSLAKELIRVLEPRGPIDIDCFLVGDQYVVSEINPRFGGGYPHAHESGVNSVCALLQNIKGLVNMPKVGEYKEGSILMKYDEVMLLE, encoded by the coding sequence ATGAACGTACTTGTGACTAGTGTAGGCAGACGAGTCAAGCTGCTCCACTATTTTGTACGCGAATGGGGTGACACTGGCAAAATCATAGCAGTCGACTGCGATCTGACGGCCCCGGCCCTGTACGCTGCCCATCATCATGAGCAGGTGCCGCGTATCGATGATCCTGGTTATCTCGATGCCCTGCTGCAAATGTGCCAACGGTACGAGATCAAGGCAATCCTCTCTTTAATAGACCCAGAGCTAACACTGTTGGCTGCGCATGCGGATCGTTTCTACATGCAGGGCATCGAGGTGATCGTGTCCAGCCGGGATGTAATCGAGATGTGCCTGGATAAGCTGGCTACGTATGATTTTTTGTCCGCGCACCAGATTCCCGCCATTCCCACTTTTACAAAAATGGACGAGGTACAAGCAGCACTTTTGGCAGGGCAGATTACGTATCCATTAATCGTCAAGCCACGGTATGGAAGTGCCAGTTTGGGTATCACACGTGTGGAGAATGATCAAGAATTGTCCGTGCTCATGGAAAAAACGGAGGATGTCGTCATTCAACCGTTCTTACAGGCAGAGGAGTACGGAGTGGATGGCTATGTGGATTTGATCTCGGGGGAGCTGGTGACACTTTTTACCCGCAAAAAGCTGCGAATGCGGGCAGGGGAGACGGATCGCTCCCTCGCGGTAAAAGATCCGCGTTTGCTGTCATTAGCGAAGGAACTCATTCGTGTCCTAGAGCCGCGTGGGCCTATTGACATCGATTGTTTTTTGGTGGGAGATCAGTACGTTGTGTCGGAGATCAATCCCCGTTTTGGCGGCGGGTATCCGCATGCTCACGAAAGCGGAGTGAACAGTGTGTGTGCGCTTCTCCAAAACATAAAGGGTCTGGTGAATATGCCAAAAGTGGGGGAGTACAAGGAAGGTAGCATTCTGATGAAATACGATGAGGTCATGCTACTGGAGTGA
- a CDS encoding putative RNA methyltransferase gives MSTAISQHVGIFRCPICQAAMQNVPATSLVCNNHHCFDLSKHGYVHLAARTYKTKYDRQLFAARRAIMEQGFFDPLYDVLSEVILHTTEPEESRMYVLDAGCGEGYHLTQVRQRVMQTSGASFIGVGVDLAKEGVMLAAKNDPEVVWCVGDLTKAPFADRQFHSILNLLSPSNTDEFHRLLADDGRMIKVIPEANYLRELREVLYQESPKTKYANHRTIEHFKASFQLIGKERVQYQFRLDEGNLSSLLQMTPLAWGATPEQLSRVSDLAGVDMTIDLVVLIGRK, from the coding sequence ATGTCTACAGCTATCTCCCAGCATGTGGGGATTTTTCGTTGTCCAATTTGCCAGGCGGCTATGCAAAACGTACCTGCAACCAGCTTGGTATGCAATAATCATCATTGCTTTGATTTATCCAAGCACGGCTATGTTCACTTGGCTGCGCGAACCTACAAAACAAAGTATGACAGGCAATTGTTTGCAGCGAGAAGGGCGATAATGGAGCAAGGTTTTTTTGATCCATTGTATGACGTGTTGAGTGAAGTCATCCTGCACACGACAGAACCTGAGGAAAGCCGGATGTACGTACTGGATGCAGGATGTGGCGAGGGCTATCATCTGACGCAGGTTCGGCAGAGGGTGATGCAAACAAGCGGAGCCTCCTTTATCGGAGTGGGTGTCGATCTCGCGAAAGAGGGAGTTATGCTTGCGGCAAAGAACGATCCAGAAGTAGTTTGGTGCGTCGGTGATTTGACGAAGGCGCCGTTTGCCGACAGACAGTTCCACTCCATTTTAAATCTGTTATCTCCGTCCAATACGGATGAGTTTCATAGACTCCTGGCTGATGATGGACGAATGATCAAAGTCATTCCAGAGGCCAACTATTTGCGAGAGCTACGAGAAGTCTTGTATCAAGAGTCACCCAAAACAAAATATGCGAATCATCGTACGATCGAGCACTTCAAAGCCAGCTTCCAGCTAATCGGCAAGGAACGGGTTCAGTATCAGTTCCGACTGGATGAAGGAAATCTTTCCTCTTTGCTCCAGATGACTCCGTTGGCGTGGGGGGCGACACCTGAGCAGTTGAGCCGGGTGTCTGACTTGGCAGGAGTGGACATGACGATAGACTTGGTTGTGTTGATTGGCAGGAAATAA
- a CDS encoding glycosyltransferase family 4 protein, whose product MICLKKILQVCAIDRSVESLLFPLIEKLMGEGYEVHTACSDTGRFDVLTAKGLTLRRIPIKRKIDPISNLVTIWALYRLLKREKYDVVHVHTPIAAVLARVAARLARVPHVIYTAHGYFFHEGMSKSTYQMYYTLEKWFARHMTDYLFLQSREDYELSVKDGFSSQTERILHIGNGVDLTERFHPRHVTREKVQTIKSSLGLRDDHVVITYVGRMVSEKGIFELLEAFRKLAGEFPRLRLLLVGDVSSSERDQRGQDFEELCRQHPQIILAGFRTDIPELMATSDIFVLPSHREGLPRSIIEAMAMAKPIVATNIRGCREEVRDGVNGFLVEPKQVCPLYTALKKLVVDSRLREAFGQNSRSIALEHFDERTVLAKQATLFAQLTGQVREERGQEKGGSGEDWTRREHSSFP is encoded by the coding sequence GTGATCTGCTTGAAAAAAATCTTGCAAGTATGCGCAATTGACCGCTCTGTAGAAAGTTTATTGTTTCCCTTGATTGAAAAGCTGATGGGTGAAGGCTACGAGGTGCATACTGCGTGTTCGGATACGGGGCGCTTTGATGTGCTAACAGCAAAGGGATTGACGCTCAGAAGAATCCCGATTAAGCGAAAGATCGACCCGATTTCCAATTTGGTGACAATTTGGGCATTGTATCGGCTGTTGAAAAGGGAGAAGTATGATGTCGTGCATGTTCATACGCCGATTGCCGCTGTTCTCGCGCGCGTGGCAGCAAGGCTGGCAAGAGTACCGCATGTCATTTATACAGCGCACGGCTACTTCTTTCATGAGGGCATGAGCAAAAGTACGTATCAGATGTACTACACGCTGGAAAAATGGTTTGCCCGGCATATGACCGACTATCTTTTCCTTCAGAGTCGAGAGGATTATGAGTTGAGCGTGAAGGATGGCTTCTCCTCCCAGACGGAGCGGATTCTGCACATTGGCAATGGCGTTGATCTCACAGAACGCTTTCACCCGCGACACGTAACGAGAGAAAAGGTCCAGACTATCAAGTCCTCACTGGGGCTGCGAGATGATCATGTGGTGATCACCTATGTAGGACGCATGGTTTCGGAGAAAGGAATTTTTGAGCTGCTGGAAGCCTTTCGCAAGCTGGCGGGTGAATTTCCGCGCCTGCGCCTCTTGTTGGTGGGGGACGTGTCCTCCAGTGAACGCGATCAGCGAGGTCAAGACTTCGAGGAGCTTTGCCGACAGCATCCGCAAATCATTTTGGCTGGATTCCGCACTGACATTCCGGAGCTGATGGCCACAAGCGATATTTTTGTTCTTCCCTCTCACCGCGAAGGGCTGCCTCGCTCCATCATTGAGGCGATGGCGATGGCAAAACCGATTGTCGCCACGAATATCCGTGGATGTCGGGAGGAAGTCAGGGACGGTGTCAACGGATTTTTAGTAGAACCGAAACAGGTATGTCCCTTGTATACAGCCTTAAAAAAGCTCGTAGTCGATTCCAGACTCAGGGAAGCATTCGGGCAGAATAGCCGCAGCATCGCGCTCGAGCACTTCGATGAGCGAACGGTCCTTGCGAAGCAAGCGACATTATTTGCCCAACTGACTGGTCAGGTACGAGAAGAAAGAGGGCAGGAGAAAGGAGGCAGCGGAGAAGATTGGACAAGACGGGAGCATTCGTCATTTCCCTAG
- a CDS encoding diaminopimelate decarboxylase — MYSYEQIEKWRSLCLSSFYVLDTVKLAENYRRFQRAFTRRYEHVIVAYSYKTNYLPFLCQKLHQLGAHAEVVSRMEYELARKLGVDPASIIFNGPLKTEEDIFLALEQGSLINLDSFSEIPWVVAYAKQYPEHTFRIGLRINVDLARGGVSPLQNGYEVSRFGFCVENGNLEKALSQLAVVPNVHVVGLHGHFSTNRSVGVYRQITRHLCRLGKEHLGERLAFIDIGGGFYGELPTTFGMTAVPTFEEYAEAITSVVKEELAELDHAPLLILEPGISLVADALDFVCQVIDVKENRGERFVLVDGSIHNVKPTMHAHLLPARLVCNRKSVAEASYHVVGYTCMEKDYLLQGYTGPLPDIGDYFVFGHVGAYTLVFNPPFIRERPPVLAIDGKEAVVVRGKETLQQFIPESVYCFQVDKQGVMN; from the coding sequence ATGTATAGTTATGAGCAGATAGAAAAATGGCGCAGTCTCTGCTTGTCTTCTTTTTACGTACTGGACACAGTAAAGCTCGCCGAGAACTATCGTCGTTTCCAACGGGCTTTTACTCGACGCTATGAGCATGTAATCGTGGCGTATTCGTATAAGACCAATTACTTGCCGTTTTTATGCCAAAAGCTGCATCAGTTAGGGGCGCATGCAGAAGTCGTTTCGCGAATGGAGTACGAATTGGCACGAAAACTCGGCGTCGATCCTGCGTCGATCATTTTTAACGGCCCGCTCAAAACGGAAGAGGACATTTTCCTTGCCTTGGAGCAGGGGAGCCTGATCAATCTGGATTCTTTTTCGGAAATACCGTGGGTGGTGGCCTATGCCAAGCAGTATCCCGAGCATACGTTTCGGATCGGGCTGCGGATTAATGTGGATTTGGCCAGGGGTGGAGTGAGTCCTCTGCAAAATGGGTACGAGGTCAGCCGATTTGGTTTTTGCGTCGAAAACGGCAATTTGGAAAAAGCCCTGAGCCAGTTGGCTGTCGTCCCGAATGTGCATGTAGTCGGGTTACATGGACACTTTTCCACCAATCGCAGTGTGGGTGTGTATCGCCAAATTACGCGCCATCTATGCCGATTGGGGAAGGAGCATTTGGGCGAGCGGCTTGCTTTTATCGATATTGGAGGCGGATTCTATGGCGAGCTCCCGACCACGTTCGGGATGACGGCTGTACCCACCTTTGAAGAGTACGCCGAAGCGATTACGTCTGTCGTGAAGGAGGAGCTGGCAGAGCTGGATCATGCGCCGCTGCTGATTCTGGAGCCAGGTATTTCACTCGTGGCAGATGCCCTTGATTTCGTTTGCCAAGTCATCGATGTAAAAGAAAACAGAGGAGAGCGGTTTGTTCTCGTGGATGGAAGCATTCACAATGTTAAGCCGACGATGCACGCGCACCTATTGCCAGCCCGACTTGTGTGCAACCGCAAGTCGGTTGCCGAAGCGAGCTACCATGTCGTCGGGTATACATGCATGGAAAAAGATTATTTGCTTCAAGGCTACACGGGGCCATTGCCTGATATCGGGGATTATTTTGTCTTCGGACACGTAGGGGCGTATACGCTCGTCTTTAATCCACCATTTATTCGCGAGAGGCCGCCGGTTCTCGCTATCGACGGAAAGGAAGCGGTCGTTGTGAGGGGAAAAGAGACTCTCCAACAATTCATTCCCGAATCGGTTTATTGTTTTCAGGTTGACAAGCAGGGGGTAATGAACTGA
- a CDS encoding polysaccharide deacetylase family protein has translation MDKTGAFVISLDFELYWGVRDKRTIQSYEQNLLGVRQVIPALLELFAKYEMHVTWATVGFLFCESRKELAGVVPRHLPAYSDEKLSPYPYLDTDAIGEHEQVDPYHFAPSLIKLISSYPHQFIGSHTLSHYYCLEPGQTPEAFAADLDSFHKVTRKKGYSPSSIVFPRNQVQSAYLSLCKKKGFRSYRGNEQSWMYHTRGAAEETLFKRAMRLMDAYVNLSGHNNYESLQRSPEGMVDVASSRFLRPYSPRLQRLEKWRMKRIKCDLTHTAEHKRLYHLWWHPENFGNHIEENLSFLEEILQHYTMLRERYGMQSLSMEEAAAKWNQQEVRHEVLV, from the coding sequence TTGGACAAGACGGGAGCATTCGTCATTTCCCTAGACTTTGAACTTTACTGGGGCGTCCGAGACAAGAGAACCATTCAGTCCTATGAGCAAAATTTGTTAGGTGTTCGTCAAGTGATCCCCGCACTTTTGGAGCTGTTTGCCAAGTATGAAATGCACGTCACCTGGGCTACTGTCGGTTTTTTGTTTTGCGAGTCGCGCAAGGAGCTAGCAGGCGTCGTCCCACGGCATCTCCCGGCGTATTCCGATGAAAAACTGTCACCCTACCCCTATTTGGACACAGATGCGATTGGAGAGCATGAGCAGGTCGATCCGTATCATTTTGCTCCTTCCTTAATTAAGCTGATATCCTCTTACCCGCATCAATTCATCGGAAGCCACACCCTTTCCCACTATTACTGTCTAGAGCCGGGGCAGACTCCCGAAGCTTTTGCTGCTGACCTTGATTCTTTTCATAAAGTGACGCGCAAAAAAGGATACTCCCCTTCCAGCATCGTTTTTCCACGAAATCAGGTGCAGTCTGCCTACTTATCTTTGTGCAAGAAAAAGGGGTTCCGTTCCTATCGGGGCAACGAGCAGTCTTGGATGTATCACACAAGAGGGGCTGCCGAAGAGACATTGTTCAAACGAGCCATGCGACTCATGGATGCGTATGTAAATCTCTCTGGTCATAACAACTATGAATCATTGCAGCGCAGTCCAGAGGGAATGGTCGATGTTGCATCCAGCCGGTTTTTGCGTCCTTATTCTCCTCGGCTACAGCGGTTGGAAAAATGGCGCATGAAGAGAATCAAATGCGACCTCACTCATACTGCGGAGCACAAACGCTTGTATCATCTGTGGTGGCATCCGGAGAATTTTGGGAACCACATCGAAGAGAATCTGTCCTTTTTGGAGGAAATACTCCAGCATTACACCATGTTACGCGAGAGGTACGGCATGCAGAGCCTCAGTATGGAGGAAGCGGCAGCGAAGTGGAATCAACAGGAGGTGCGGCATGAAGTCCTTGTTTGA
- a CDS encoding sugar transferase, with protein sequence MKSLFDRCVSFLMLVILSPLILLVSLLIRWKLGSPVLFVQERPGLHGKPFFIYKFRTMTNERDESGGLLSDEERLGSFGTLLRKYSLDELPQLWNVLRGEMSLVGPRPLLMEYLPLYTPRQLKRHDVKPGITGWAQVNGRNAIDWEQKFELDVWYVENGSFFLDMRIIGLTIKRVFQSTGINQQGSVTVEDFRGSENRERAGREACEPDRTFGTG encoded by the coding sequence ATGAAGTCCTTGTTTGATCGTTGCGTTTCCTTCCTGATGCTCGTTATTCTGTCCCCGCTGATTTTGCTGGTGAGTCTGCTCATCCGTTGGAAGCTGGGGTCTCCGGTTTTGTTTGTACAAGAGCGACCAGGTTTGCACGGAAAACCATTTTTCATCTATAAATTTCGCACGATGACTAATGAACGCGATGAGAGTGGAGGGCTTCTCTCTGACGAGGAGCGACTGGGATCTTTCGGAACACTTTTGCGCAAGTATAGCCTGGATGAACTGCCGCAATTGTGGAATGTGCTTCGTGGTGAAATGAGCCTCGTAGGGCCGAGACCGCTACTAATGGAGTACTTGCCCCTGTACACGCCGCGGCAGTTGAAGCGACATGACGTAAAGCCGGGGATTACAGGCTGGGCGCAGGTCAATGGGAGAAATGCGATTGACTGGGAGCAAAAGTTCGAGCTGGACGTCTGGTATGTAGAAAATGGCAGCTTTTTTCTGGATATGCGGATTATCGGTCTGACGATCAAGCGCGTTTTTCAATCGACAGGCATAAATCAGCAGGGCAGCGTCACGGTAGAAGACTTCAGAGGGAGTGAAAACAGAGAGCGCGCTGGGAGGGAAGCATGTGAGCCTGATCGTACTTTCGGAACAGGATGA
- a CDS encoding GNAT family N-acetyltransferase codes for MSLIVLSEQDDWTEYLRRFLKLDVSYTKEYVQLYAKMEQGTPEAVFFKSGENEVFYPYLVRRLDEWIPGYADLVSIGYGGPFVVGGQTAAQLFQEQFHVYCRYKNYLTETVRFHPLLGNAELFAGQMRLDLVRMVTAVDLRPTLAYIRARYTQNVGRNMRKAVANDIRITLGGTDWLPSFIQLHRETMDRNQAAAIYYYAPEFFVGLMKKTALCKPRLLLAMHEERPVAGVLLLSGNQFAHYQLGASHTEDMALGVNHLLFDAMIQQAKLDGAKLLLLGGGNLDGDGLFRFKSSFANGNHFPYWMGKKVHDEEVYLALCQKLQVDQAGEQDFFPAYRNGGTSK; via the coding sequence GTGAGCCTGATCGTACTTTCGGAACAGGATGATTGGACCGAATATTTGCGAAGGTTTTTAAAATTAGATGTGTCCTACACGAAAGAATACGTACAGCTATACGCGAAAATGGAACAGGGCACGCCAGAAGCTGTTTTTTTCAAGAGTGGGGAGAATGAGGTTTTCTACCCGTATTTGGTCAGACGTCTGGATGAGTGGATTCCCGGCTATGCCGATTTGGTTTCGATAGGATACGGAGGGCCGTTTGTTGTGGGGGGTCAGACGGCTGCCCAATTGTTCCAGGAGCAATTCCACGTCTACTGTCGGTACAAGAACTATCTGACGGAAACGGTTCGCTTTCATCCGTTGCTGGGGAATGCGGAGCTATTCGCGGGTCAAATGCGACTGGATCTGGTGAGGATGGTAACGGCGGTGGATTTGCGCCCCACACTTGCCTACATTCGCGCCCGCTATACGCAAAACGTCGGACGAAATATGAGGAAGGCAGTGGCAAACGACATCCGGATTACATTGGGCGGAACCGATTGGCTTCCTTCTTTTATCCAGCTACATCGGGAGACGATGGATCGCAATCAAGCCGCGGCGATCTACTACTATGCACCGGAATTTTTTGTGGGACTCATGAAAAAAACAGCGCTGTGCAAGCCGCGGCTTCTGCTTGCCATGCATGAGGAACGGCCGGTGGCGGGCGTGCTTTTGCTCAGTGGAAATCAATTCGCCCATTATCAGCTAGGAGCATCCCATACGGAAGACATGGCGCTTGGCGTCAATCACCTCCTCTTCGACGCCATGATCCAGCAGGCAAAGCTGGATGGAGCAAAGCTGCTTCTCCTTGGAGGAGGGAATCTGGATGGAGATGGTTTGTTCCGTTTCAAGTCCTCGTTTGCAAATGGCAATCATTTTCCTTACTGGATGGGCAAGAAAGTTCACGATGAGGAAGTGTATTTGGCTTTGTGCCAGAAATTACAAGTCGATCAGGCTGGTGAGCAAGATTTTTTTCCTGCCTATCGCAATGGGGGGACGTCGAAATGA
- a CDS encoding RNA polymerase sigma factor, whose translation MGADEDEASFLRVKPFLADIQKHCLSLTKNDWDAQDLLQETLTKVYRSLQKAPDRELTKAFLRQIATNAWIDHCRKVKANEHPVLFDEANYLHQSTVSDTFVQREMFEQLANRLNARQMVLILMMDIFSFTAQETATLLHTTVGAVKEGVKRARQRLLVLAEQSRQDESPSSKKKIDKAGRRDSSGFVSKEGFEQFLAAFRAGDAYAICQTYLRLAEQGVSVEKVSVAGDRLFFAVRDPDGHLLHFFQKW comes from the coding sequence ATGGGGGCGGATGAGGATGAGGCTTCCTTTTTGCGTGTAAAACCTTTTCTTGCGGATATCCAAAAGCATTGCTTGTCCCTCACGAAAAACGACTGGGATGCGCAGGATCTCCTGCAAGAAACATTGACGAAGGTGTATCGTTCCCTACAGAAGGCTCCAGACAGAGAACTAACCAAGGCATTTTTGAGGCAAATTGCCACGAATGCTTGGATCGATCATTGCCGAAAAGTAAAGGCGAATGAGCATCCCGTCCTGTTTGATGAAGCGAACTATCTGCATCAATCCACTGTATCCGATACGTTTGTGCAGAGAGAGATGTTCGAGCAACTGGCTAATCGTCTAAATGCCAGACAGATGGTGCTGATTCTCATGATGGACATTTTTTCGTTTACGGCGCAGGAAACAGCCACATTGCTACATACGACAGTAGGGGCAGTGAAAGAAGGGGTGAAGAGGGCTCGCCAGCGCTTGCTCGTGTTGGCTGAGCAATCCAGACAGGATGAAAGCCCATCCAGCAAAAAGAAAATCGACAAAGCTGGACGTCGTGATTCGTCCGGATTTGTATCAAAAGAAGGGTTCGAGCAATTTTTGGCTGCCTTTCGTGCGGGGGATGCTTATGCGATTTGTCAAACGTATCTGCGCCTCGCCGAACAGGGCGTGAGCGTGGAAAAGGTTTCGGTAGCAGGCGATCGCCTTTTCTTTGCTGTTCGTGACCCGGATGGACATTTGCTGCATTTTTTTCAGAAATGGTAG